Proteins encoded in a region of the Streptomyces sp. PCS3-D2 genome:
- a CDS encoding Lrp/AsnC family transcriptional regulator, giving the protein MTGYSPDVTDWRILEALQRDGRASFTELARSVSMSASAVTERVRRLEEAGVITGYTAVVDPEKLGKSILALVRLRYPHGNYRPFHDFLETTPEVLEAHHVTGDDCFVLKVAARSMRHLEEVTGRISGLGPVTTSVVYSSPLPRRPLSP; this is encoded by the coding sequence ATGACCGGATATTCCCCTGACGTCACCGACTGGCGGATCCTTGAGGCGCTCCAGCGCGACGGCCGCGCGAGTTTCACCGAGCTCGCCCGCTCCGTGTCCATGTCCGCGAGCGCCGTCACCGAGCGGGTCCGCCGGCTGGAGGAGGCCGGAGTGATCACCGGCTACACGGCCGTGGTGGACCCGGAGAAACTCGGCAAATCGATCCTCGCGCTGGTGCGGCTGCGCTATCCGCACGGTAACTACCGGCCGTTCCACGACTTCCTGGAAACCACCCCCGAAGTCCTGGAGGCACACCACGTCACGGGCGACGACTGCTTCGTCCTCAAGGTCGCGGCCCGCTCGATGAGGCACCTGGAGGAGGTCACCGGCAGGATCTCGGGGCTCGGCCCGGTGACGACGAGCGTCGTCTACTCCTCACCGCTGCCGCGGCGCCCGCTCAGTCCGTGA
- a CDS encoding rhodanese-like domain-containing protein produces the protein MTTTQNASSAPADINPVLRVPPASPAAAAAYFAAALAFHTDVSDVASALEAPSGSGAGPGFQLVDTRSASSWDQGYVPGAIHLPTALIPEQAERLLDKNVPVVTYCWGPGCNGAARSALALAELGFQVKEMLGGVEYWIREGFEVETGQGTRQRGEADPLTAPTGSDDCGC, from the coding sequence ATGACGACGACACAGAACGCTTCCTCCGCCCCGGCCGACATCAACCCCGTGCTCCGTGTCCCCCCGGCCTCCCCGGCAGCTGCCGCCGCGTACTTCGCTGCCGCCCTGGCCTTCCACACGGACGTCTCGGACGTCGCGAGCGCCCTCGAAGCCCCGAGCGGGTCGGGAGCCGGGCCGGGTTTCCAGCTCGTCGACACCCGCTCCGCGTCCTCCTGGGACCAGGGGTACGTGCCCGGCGCGATCCACCTGCCCACCGCCCTCATCCCGGAGCAGGCCGAGCGGCTCCTGGACAAGAACGTTCCCGTGGTGACGTACTGCTGGGGTCCCGGCTGCAACGGCGCCGCCCGTTCCGCTCTCGCCCTGGCCGAACTGGGCTTCCAGGTCAAGGAGATGCTCGGCGGCGTCGAGTACTGGATCCGCGAGGGCTTCGAGGTCGAGACCGGGCAGGGCACCCGGCAGCGCGGCGAGGCCGACCCGCTGACCGCGCCGACCGGCTCGGACGACTGCGGCTGCTGA
- a CDS encoding DUF885 domain-containing protein, with the protein MSETLHTSSAPQLPRQVADAYVDSLIALDPITGTYLGVAESSAKLPDFSPAGRAAAAELARETLARLDAAEALPGADDDAERRCGRLLRERLTAELAVHEADEDLRAVSNIHSPAHSVREVFALTPADTDEDWAAIAERLRAVPAAFTGYRETLQLGLARGLYGGPRATGTMIGQLTTWAGQDGAAAAFFEDFASGGPESLRAELDAAAAAATAAVIELRDWMTEVYAPAVEGRPDTVGRERYARWSRYFNGTDLDLDEAYAYGWSEYHRLLAEMKTEAAKILPGVGPWEALKHLDEHGTHIEGVEEVQAWLQGLMDEAIENLDGTHFELAERVRKVESRIAPPGGPAAPYYTSPSEDFSRPGRTWLPTMGQTRFPVYDLVSTWYHEGVPGHHLQLAQWTHVADRLSRYQATVGWVSANCEGWALYAERLMDELGYLKDAEQRLGYLDCQMMRAARVIVDIGMHLGLEIPADSPFHPGETWTVDLAQEFFGLHSGRPAEFIESELTRYLSMPGQAIGYKLGERTWLLGRDNARAAHGDSFDLKAWHMAALSQGSLGLDDLLDELSKL; encoded by the coding sequence ATGTCAGAGACCCTCCACACCAGCAGCGCCCCCCAACTGCCCCGCCAGGTGGCCGACGCCTACGTCGACTCCCTCATCGCCCTCGACCCGATCACCGGCACCTACCTGGGTGTTGCCGAGAGCTCCGCCAAGCTCCCCGACTTCTCCCCGGCCGGTCGTGCGGCCGCCGCCGAACTCGCCCGTGAGACCCTCGCCCGCCTCGACGCCGCCGAGGCGCTGCCCGGCGCCGACGACGACGCCGAACGGCGATGCGGCCGTCTGCTGCGTGAACGGCTCACCGCCGAGCTCGCGGTCCACGAGGCCGACGAGGACCTGCGGGCGGTCAGCAACATCCACAGCCCCGCGCACTCGGTACGGGAGGTCTTCGCCCTGACCCCGGCCGACACCGACGAGGACTGGGCGGCCATCGCCGAGCGGCTGCGCGCCGTACCGGCGGCCTTCACCGGCTACCGCGAGACCCTCCAGCTCGGTCTGGCGCGCGGTCTGTACGGCGGCCCGCGCGCCACCGGGACCATGATCGGTCAGCTGACCACCTGGGCCGGCCAGGACGGCGCCGCCGCGGCCTTCTTCGAGGACTTCGCCTCCGGCGGCCCGGAGTCCCTGCGCGCCGAGCTGGACGCGGCGGCCGCCGCCGCGACCGCCGCAGTCATCGAGCTGCGCGACTGGATGACCGAGGTGTACGCCCCCGCCGTCGAGGGCCGGCCGGACACCGTGGGCCGTGAGCGCTACGCCCGCTGGTCCCGGTACTTCAACGGCACCGACCTGGACCTGGACGAGGCGTACGCCTACGGCTGGTCGGAGTACCACCGGCTGCTCGCCGAGATGAAGACCGAGGCGGCGAAGATCCTCCCGGGCGTGGGCCCTTGGGAGGCGCTGAAGCACCTGGACGAGCACGGCACCCACATCGAGGGGGTGGAGGAGGTCCAGGCCTGGCTGCAGGGCCTGATGGACGAGGCCATCGAGAACCTCGACGGCACCCACTTCGAACTGGCCGAGCGCGTCCGCAAGGTGGAGTCCCGGATCGCGCCTCCGGGCGGCCCCGCGGCTCCGTACTACACCTCCCCGTCGGAGGACTTCTCCCGCCCCGGCCGCACCTGGCTGCCCACGATGGGCCAGACCCGCTTCCCGGTCTACGACCTGGTGTCCACCTGGTACCACGAGGGAGTGCCGGGCCACCACCTGCAGCTCGCGCAGTGGACGCACGTGGCGGACCGGCTTTCCCGCTACCAGGCCACCGTCGGCTGGGTCAGCGCCAACTGCGAGGGCTGGGCCCTCTACGCGGAACGGCTGATGGACGAGCTGGGCTACCTCAAGGACGCCGAGCAGCGCCTGGGCTACCTGGACTGCCAGATGATGCGCGCGGCGCGCGTCATCGTCGACATCGGCATGCACCTGGGCCTGGAGATTCCGGCGGACTCGCCGTTCCACCCGGGTGAGACGTGGACCGTGGACCTCGCGCAGGAGTTCTTCGGCCTGCACAGCGGCCGCCCGGCGGAGTTCATCGAGAGCGAGCTGACCCGCTACCTGTCGATGCCGGGGCAGGCGATCGGCTACAAGCTGGGCGAGCGCACCTGGCTGCTGGGTCGGGACAACGCCCGTGCCGCGCACGGCGATTCCTTCGACCTGAAGGCCTGGCACATGGCGGCGCTGTCGCAGGGTTCGCTCGGGCTGGACGACCTGCTGGACGAGCTCTCGAAGCTCTGA
- a CDS encoding GNAT family N-acetyltransferase: MTDRAHASAHASAQRPHRHHWRRDVVELAALFCAVTVADAIANLVVHGPRGPVLLVASAIALLLTAAFHTWWARRHSHAPPQHTPPKGTPPPDGPAGSPPDASGTAGTTALWRMRTTVRDQPGSLAVLCTALARNGVDILTLQTHPLPEGGTVDEFLLRAPQQLPSGDLTRAVSRAGGHSTWIERADAHDLVDTPTRLLGLATRTALDAAELPLALRQLLGRCTIHSIPATTLSGRPNAGADAPVEGVLEATVMRLRDPSGGAITVERPYLPFTPTEFARARALVELDARLGPRVPRSQDVLTLPEGNEITVRRADGSDLPAARAMHDRCSERTLGLRYHGPVADADRYLGHLLGPRFGRTLAATTASGKLVALGHLLWDGDETEIALLIEDDWQRRGIGSELLRRLVALAVEAGCDSVYAVTQAANTGMVAAMRGLGLPLDYQIEEGTLVITARLDAPGAGPRLPHELPLGLPREHRAPRRPH; encoded by the coding sequence ATGACTGACCGCGCCCACGCCTCCGCCCACGCCTCCGCCCAGCGTCCCCACCGCCACCACTGGCGCCGCGACGTCGTCGAACTGGCCGCCCTGTTCTGCGCCGTCACGGTCGCCGACGCCATCGCCAATCTCGTCGTACACGGCCCCAGGGGCCCGGTCCTACTGGTCGCATCAGCCATCGCACTGCTCCTGACCGCCGCCTTCCACACGTGGTGGGCCCGGCGCCACAGCCATGCGCCGCCGCAGCACACACCACCGAAGGGCACACCACCGCCGGACGGCCCGGCCGGTTCGCCGCCCGACGCCTCCGGCACGGCCGGGACCACCGCACTGTGGCGGATGCGCACGACCGTACGGGACCAGCCCGGCTCACTGGCCGTCCTCTGCACCGCGCTCGCCCGCAACGGCGTGGACATCCTGACCCTCCAGACGCACCCGCTGCCCGAGGGCGGCACCGTGGACGAGTTCCTGCTGCGGGCCCCGCAGCAACTCCCCTCGGGCGACCTCACCCGCGCCGTTTCCCGGGCCGGCGGGCACAGCACCTGGATCGAGCGCGCCGACGCCCACGACCTCGTCGACACCCCGACCCGACTGCTGGGCCTGGCCACCCGCACCGCACTGGACGCCGCCGAGCTCCCCCTCGCCCTGCGCCAGCTGCTGGGCCGCTGCACGATCCACTCGATCCCGGCGACCACCCTCTCCGGCCGCCCGAACGCGGGCGCGGACGCCCCGGTCGAGGGAGTGCTGGAGGCGACGGTCATGCGGCTGCGCGACCCCTCGGGCGGCGCGATCACCGTGGAGCGGCCCTATCTGCCCTTCACCCCGACCGAGTTCGCGCGGGCCCGCGCCCTGGTCGAACTCGACGCGCGGCTCGGCCCGCGCGTCCCGCGCAGCCAGGACGTCCTGACCCTCCCCGAGGGCAACGAGATCACCGTGCGCCGCGCCGACGGCTCCGACCTGCCCGCGGCCCGGGCCATGCACGACCGCTGCTCCGAGCGGACCCTCGGGCTGCGCTACCACGGACCCGTGGCCGACGCCGACCGTTACCTCGGCCACCTGCTCGGCCCCCGCTTCGGCCGCACCCTCGCCGCCACGACCGCGTCCGGCAAGCTCGTCGCCCTCGGCCACCTGCTATGGGACGGGGATGAGACGGAGATCGCCCTGCTGATCGAGGACGACTGGCAACGCCGCGGCATCGGCTCCGAACTGCTGCGCCGGCTCGTCGCCCTGGCCGTCGAGGCCGGGTGCGACAGCGTGTACGCCGTCACCCAGGCCGCCAACACCGGCATGGTCGCCGCGATGCGCGGTCTCGGGCTCCCCCTCGACTACCAGATCGAGGAGGGCACCCTGGTGATCACGGCACGGCTGGACGCGCCCGGTGCCGGCCCGCGGCTGCCGCACGAGCTCCCCCTCGGACTGCCGCGCGAGCACCGCGCTCCGCGCCGCCCGCACTGA
- a CDS encoding alkaline phosphatase: protein MASTPHTRRSLIGGSLALSSALLAAPALAAPAFARSGRPNARWGVQSGEITAHSATVWTRSDRLARMYVETSPSEAFRYAVRRHRGPLLGPSSDFTGTTGLRDLPPGQQIHYRVVLADPDDPRRTAEPVHGTFRTTPVSRRRDVRFVWSGDLAGQGWGINPDIGGYRVFDEMRRHDPDFFLFSGDTIYADGPIKSAVPLRDGTVWRNITTAEKSKVAETLDEFRGNFRYNLLDRNLLNFNAQVPVLAQWDDHEVRNNWYPGQLIDDPRYTVKEVDTLAIRARRAFGEYFPVTDLRGGRAEGRMYRVMRYGPLLDVFVLDMRTYRNANSPGDLTEDPVGILGPEQLAWIKRELSRSRATWKVIASDMPLGIVVPDGATDFEAVAQGDPGAPLGRELQIAELLRHIKHQRITGTLWLTADVHYTAANHYAPERAAFADFAPFWEFVSGPIGAGGFPAGRLDATFGPHTAFVQSAPFANMSPSEHPPYYGEVGIDGGSGELTVRLRRQGGGILFTRTLQPGRVGQ from the coding sequence ATGGCATCGACCCCGCACACCCGACGGTCCCTCATCGGCGGTTCCCTCGCCCTGTCGTCCGCGCTGCTCGCCGCTCCGGCGCTCGCCGCCCCCGCCTTCGCCCGCTCCGGTCGGCCGAACGCGCGCTGGGGCGTCCAGTCCGGCGAGATCACCGCGCACTCGGCCACCGTGTGGACCCGTTCCGACCGTCTCGCGCGCATGTACGTCGAGACCTCTCCGAGCGAGGCGTTCCGCTACGCCGTACGCCGCCACCGCGGCCCGCTGCTCGGTCCGTCCAGCGACTTCACCGGAACCACCGGCCTGCGTGACCTCCCGCCCGGACAGCAGATCCACTACCGGGTCGTCCTGGCCGACCCGGACGACCCGCGCCGCACCGCCGAGCCCGTCCACGGCACCTTCCGCACCACCCCGGTCTCACGCCGCCGCGACGTGCGCTTCGTGTGGTCCGGCGACCTGGCCGGCCAGGGCTGGGGCATCAACCCCGACATCGGCGGCTACCGCGTCTTCGACGAGATGCGCCGGCACGACCCCGACTTCTTCCTCTTCAGCGGGGACACCATCTACGCCGACGGGCCGATCAAGTCGGCGGTGCCGCTGCGCGACGGCACCGTATGGCGCAACATCACCACCGCGGAGAAGTCGAAGGTCGCCGAGACCCTCGACGAGTTCCGCGGGAACTTCCGCTACAACCTCCTCGACCGCAACCTCCTCAATTTCAACGCCCAGGTCCCCGTCCTCGCCCAATGGGACGACCACGAGGTGCGCAACAACTGGTACCCCGGCCAGTTGATCGACGACCCCCGCTACACCGTCAAGGAGGTCGACACCCTCGCCATCCGTGCGCGCCGCGCCTTCGGCGAGTACTTCCCCGTCACCGACCTACGGGGCGGCCGTGCCGAGGGCCGGATGTACCGCGTGATGCGCTACGGCCCGCTGCTCGACGTCTTCGTTCTCGACATGCGCACCTACCGCAACGCGAACTCCCCGGGCGACCTGACCGAGGACCCCGTCGGCATCCTCGGCCCCGAGCAGCTGGCCTGGATCAAGCGCGAGCTCTCGCGTTCCCGGGCCACCTGGAAGGTCATCGCCTCCGACATGCCCCTGGGCATCGTCGTCCCCGACGGAGCGACGGACTTCGAGGCCGTCGCCCAGGGCGACCCCGGCGCCCCGCTGGGCCGGGAGCTGCAGATCGCCGAACTGCTGCGGCACATCAAGCACCAGCGCATCACCGGCACCCTGTGGCTCACTGCCGACGTGCACTACACGGCCGCGAACCACTACGCCCCCGAGCGCGCCGCCTTCGCCGACTTCGCACCGTTCTGGGAGTTCGTCTCCGGCCCCATCGGGGCCGGCGGCTTCCCTGCAGGGCGGCTCGACGCCACTTTCGGCCCGCATACGGCCTTCGTACAGTCGGCCCCGTTCGCCAATATGTCGCCGTCCGAGCACCCCCCGTACTACGGAGAGGTCGGCATCGACGGCGGCAGCGGCGAGCTCACCGTCCGGCTGCGCCGCCAGGGCGGCGGCATTCTCTTCACCAGGACCCTCCAGCCGGGGCGTGTGGGCCAGTAG
- a CDS encoding alpha/beta fold hydrolase, with translation MTATVSFTIDAPLGPRTATVAYERKGSGEPLLLLHGIGHHLQAWHPVADILASEHDVIAVDLPGFGASEPLPSGVPYSLGTVAPALGALCTALGVERPHVAGNSLGGLLALEMGRSGLVRSVTALSPAGFWTEGERRYAFAALRAMRAGARTLPLPAVRHLSRSAAGRTALTGTIYARPDRRSPEAVVAETLALRHATGFDDTLAAGGSARFTDDVPGLPVTIAWGTRDRLLLRRQGVRAKHTVPSARLVRLPGCGHVPMGDDPALVSRVVLDTARSAAVPVA, from the coding sequence ATGACCGCCACGGTCTCCTTCACGATCGACGCGCCGCTCGGCCCCCGCACCGCCACCGTCGCCTACGAGCGCAAAGGCTCCGGCGAACCTCTCCTGCTGCTGCACGGCATCGGCCACCACCTCCAGGCCTGGCACCCGGTGGCCGACATCCTGGCCTCCGAGCACGATGTGATAGCCGTCGACCTGCCCGGCTTCGGCGCCTCGGAGCCGCTGCCCAGCGGCGTGCCGTACTCCCTCGGCACCGTGGCCCCGGCGCTCGGAGCGCTGTGCACCGCGCTCGGCGTCGAACGACCGCACGTCGCGGGCAACTCCCTCGGCGGCCTGCTCGCCCTCGAAATGGGCCGGAGCGGTCTCGTCCGCTCGGTCACGGCCCTCTCCCCCGCCGGGTTCTGGACCGAGGGGGAACGCCGATACGCCTTCGCCGCGCTCCGCGCGATGCGGGCGGGCGCCCGGACGCTGCCCCTGCCCGCCGTCCGTCACCTCTCCCGCAGCGCCGCCGGCCGAACCGCACTCACCGGCACCATCTACGCCCGCCCGGACCGCCGTTCGCCCGAGGCCGTGGTCGCCGAGACGCTCGCCCTGCGACACGCCACCGGATTCGACGACACCCTGGCCGCGGGTGGCTCTGCACGCTTCACCGACGACGTGCCGGGGCTGCCGGTCACCATCGCGTGGGGCACCCGCGACCGGTTGCTGCTGCGCCGACAGGGCGTCCGTGCCAAGCACACCGTCCCCAGCGCACGGCTGGTCCGCCTCCCGGGCTGCGGCCACGTCCCGATGGGTGACGACCCGGCGCTCGTCTCCCGGGTGGTGCTGGACACAGCGCGCAGCGCCGCCGTCCCGGTCGCGTGA
- a CDS encoding GntR family transcriptional regulator: MGTTQLETVPEPKYWHLKTVLSEALDQDFAVGEVLPNERELAARFGVARATLRQALEQLELEGRLQRRRGVGTTVAPPRVGVAVGGAHHSWPGEAADGWEPQDTSESLPPAAVLGLLGSGGAFAADQPVHTVRRTRMTNGQAVAAELLYVPAASVPGLPAIEAPSGPARARAVLRELQRLVLDGQDRSVELGSARADDAKELDRLPGAPVLLVTTRYFTAAGTAAVSVATYRADTCRLTFGDTGGVEITHEPVAS; the protein is encoded by the coding sequence GTGGGGACCACGCAACTGGAAACGGTGCCGGAACCGAAGTACTGGCACCTCAAGACCGTCCTCAGCGAGGCGCTCGACCAGGACTTCGCCGTCGGCGAGGTGCTGCCCAACGAGCGTGAACTCGCAGCCCGCTTCGGAGTCGCCCGCGCGACCCTGCGCCAGGCGCTGGAGCAGCTGGAGCTCGAAGGCCGTCTGCAGCGCCGTCGCGGTGTCGGCACCACCGTCGCCCCGCCGCGGGTCGGCGTCGCCGTCGGCGGCGCGCACCACAGCTGGCCCGGGGAGGCCGCCGACGGTTGGGAGCCGCAGGACACCTCGGAGTCCCTGCCGCCCGCCGCGGTGCTGGGACTCCTCGGCAGCGGCGGGGCGTTCGCCGCCGACCAGCCGGTCCACACCGTACGCCGCACCAGGATGACGAACGGTCAGGCCGTCGCCGCCGAACTGCTGTACGTTCCGGCGGCTTCGGTGCCCGGACTGCCCGCCATCGAGGCCCCGTCGGGACCGGCCCGCGCGCGTGCCGTCCTGCGCGAGCTGCAGCGGCTCGTCCTCGACGGCCAGGACCGCTCGGTGGAGCTCGGCTCCGCCCGCGCCGACGACGCGAAGGAACTGGACCGGCTGCCCGGCGCACCGGTGCTCCTGGTCACCACCCGGTACTTCACCGCCGCGGGTACGGCCGCGGTCTCGGTGGCCACCTACCGCGCCGACACCTGCCGCCTCACCTTCGGAGACACGGGCGGCGTCGAGATCACGCACGAGCCCGTCGCCTCCTGA
- a CDS encoding ROK family transcriptional regulator produces the protein MGQLTGGDPSLLRRINSAVVLRALRTAGSPTLTDLTRLTGLSRPTVEGVVEGLMGTGLVVEAEAEEGARRQGRPARRFRFRAEAGHLLGIEIGAHRVAVLLSGLDGRIIGAGTKEVAETASADERLERVRAAVADLLRRAGVPRDSLRAVGVGSPGIVEADGTVRLGTALPGWTGLPLGDRLRRSFRCPVQVENDANAAAVAEHWKGAARDTGDMVFVMAGLSPGAGSLIGGRLHRGFGGAAGEIGALHLLGREATPERLLSTTGEPLHPLDEPAVAEVFAKAKRGDERAVAAVDRFLQRLVHDVAALVLAMDPELVVVGGWAAGLDGVLEPLRRELARYCLRPPRVALSLLGEAAVATGALRLALDHVEEELFAVEKTVTARSR, from the coding sequence TTGGGGCAGCTGACCGGCGGGGATCCTTCTCTGCTCCGGCGGATCAATTCCGCGGTGGTGCTGCGGGCACTGCGCACGGCCGGGTCGCCGACGCTCACCGACCTGACACGGCTGACCGGCCTCTCCCGGCCGACCGTCGAAGGGGTCGTGGAGGGGCTGATGGGGACTGGGCTCGTCGTCGAGGCCGAAGCGGAGGAGGGCGCGCGGCGGCAGGGGCGGCCGGCCCGTCGGTTCCGGTTCCGGGCCGAGGCGGGGCACCTGCTCGGCATAGAGATCGGCGCGCACCGGGTCGCGGTGCTGCTGTCCGGGCTGGACGGCCGCATCATCGGCGCGGGCACCAAGGAGGTCGCCGAGACGGCCTCGGCCGACGAGCGGCTGGAGCGGGTGCGTGCGGCCGTCGCCGACCTGCTGCGCCGGGCAGGCGTGCCGCGTGACTCCCTGCGGGCGGTCGGGGTCGGCAGCCCCGGGATCGTGGAGGCGGACGGCACGGTACGTCTCGGGACCGCTCTGCCGGGCTGGACCGGGCTGCCCCTCGGGGACCGGCTGCGGCGCTCGTTCCGCTGCCCGGTGCAGGTGGAGAACGACGCCAACGCGGCAGCGGTCGCCGAGCACTGGAAGGGCGCCGCGCGGGACACCGGGGACATGGTGTTCGTGATGGCGGGGCTCAGCCCCGGTGCGGGCTCGCTCATCGGCGGCCGGCTCCACCGGGGCTTCGGCGGGGCGGCCGGGGAGATCGGCGCCCTGCACCTGCTGGGCCGTGAGGCGACGCCCGAGCGGCTGCTGTCCACGACCGGCGAGCCGTTGCACCCGCTCGACGAGCCGGCGGTCGCCGAGGTGTTCGCGAAGGCCAAGCGCGGCGACGAGCGGGCCGTCGCCGCCGTGGACCGGTTCCTGCAGCGCCTGGTGCACGACGTGGCGGCGCTGGTCCTGGCGATGGATCCGGAGCTGGTGGTCGTCGGCGGCTGGGCGGCCGGCCTGGACGGGGTCCTGGAGCCGCTGCGCCGGGAGCTGGCACGCTACTGCCTGCGCCCGCCGCGGGTGGCCCTGTCGCTGCTCGGCGAGGCGGCAGTGGCGACCGGTGCCCTCAGGCTCGCGCTCGACCACGTCGAGGAGGAGCTCTTCGCCGTGGAGAAGACCGTCACGGCCCGCAGCCGCTGA
- a CDS encoding response regulator transcription factor — translation MPVTVLLVDDEPLVRAGLRAVLDSQPDIEVVGEAADGASVIPLVRQLRPDVVAMDVRMPLLDGIEATRAVLRTVDSPPKILVVTTFENDEYVYQALRAGADGFLLKRARPSEIVHAVRLVAEGETLLFPAAVRALAAEYGNRQAREVLERAALTEREEAVLRLVARGLTNVEIASELIIGTETVKSHVSAILAKLGVRDRTQAVITAYESGFVSPA, via the coding sequence ATGCCGGTCACCGTACTGCTCGTCGACGACGAACCCCTGGTCCGCGCTGGTCTGCGGGCTGTCCTGGACTCCCAACCCGACATCGAGGTGGTCGGTGAGGCAGCCGACGGCGCCTCGGTGATCCCGCTCGTGCGGCAGCTGCGGCCGGACGTGGTGGCCATGGACGTGCGGATGCCTCTGCTCGACGGGATCGAGGCGACCCGCGCGGTGCTGCGGACGGTGGACTCCCCGCCGAAGATCCTCGTTGTGACCACCTTCGAGAACGACGAGTACGTCTACCAGGCGCTGCGGGCCGGAGCGGACGGGTTCCTCCTGAAGCGGGCCCGGCCTTCGGAGATCGTGCACGCGGTACGGCTGGTCGCGGAGGGCGAGACGCTGCTCTTCCCTGCGGCCGTGCGGGCCCTGGCCGCGGAATACGGCAACCGGCAGGCGCGGGAGGTACTGGAGCGGGCCGCCCTGACCGAGCGGGAGGAGGCGGTCCTACGGCTCGTGGCCCGGGGGCTCACGAATGTGGAGATCGCCTCCGAGCTGATCATCGGGACGGAGACGGTCAAGTCACATGTCAGTGCGATCCTGGCGAAGCTGGGGGTCCGCGACCGCACGCAAGCGGTGATCACCGCGTACGAGTCCGGGTTCGTCTCACCCGCCTGA
- a CDS encoding sensor histidine kinase yields MYRLLRAPFQPVTYSRWLHLCVPLLLVAMWMFVVPDWPWGPLLLVLPFGLVPWVRLAEGLQAQFLLTPYDRGSPDGAISLAPSARWGDRWRTVLWLETRMVIATGAMAATVWLPVLTVELISHALGYASDPGPLTPFMPERRWVAALLAPLPLVALMVVVVLLGELITAIATRLLGPSAAERLSALEARTEQLLERTRIARELHDSIGHALTVAVVQAGAARAAGDAAFTDRALCAIEETGRAALEDLERVLGVLRESGQPPSRRPTLAEADRLLESARASGSEVDAKLTGPVEQLPGPVTREGYRILQESLTNVLRHCGPVPVRVRVAVTVDRLDLEVTNALRGRPGLSLGGGSGLRGIRERAALLGGEAETGPYEGGWRVRARLPLERIR; encoded by the coding sequence ATGTACCGACTGCTGCGGGCTCCGTTCCAACCAGTGACCTATTCACGCTGGTTGCACCTCTGTGTGCCGCTGCTACTGGTGGCCATGTGGATGTTCGTGGTGCCGGACTGGCCGTGGGGACCACTGCTGCTCGTCCTGCCGTTCGGGCTGGTGCCCTGGGTGCGGCTCGCGGAGGGCCTCCAGGCTCAGTTCCTCCTCACCCCGTACGATCGCGGGTCCCCCGACGGCGCCATAAGCCTTGCTCCTTCTGCTCGCTGGGGTGACCGCTGGCGCACGGTGCTGTGGCTGGAGACACGGATGGTCATCGCGACGGGCGCGATGGCCGCCACCGTCTGGCTGCCCGTGCTGACCGTCGAGCTCATCTCTCACGCCCTCGGGTATGCGTCGGATCCCGGGCCCCTGACGCCCTTCATGCCGGAGCGCCGCTGGGTCGCCGCGCTGCTGGCACCTCTTCCGCTCGTCGCCCTGATGGTCGTCGTGGTCCTGCTCGGCGAGCTGATCACTGCCATTGCCACCCGGCTGCTGGGCCCTTCGGCGGCCGAGCGGCTGAGCGCACTGGAGGCACGTACGGAGCAGTTGCTGGAGCGCACCCGGATCGCACGGGAGCTGCACGACTCGATCGGGCACGCGCTCACGGTGGCGGTGGTTCAGGCCGGGGCGGCCCGCGCCGCGGGTGATGCCGCCTTCACCGACCGGGCGCTGTGCGCCATCGAGGAGACGGGCCGGGCCGCGCTGGAGGACCTGGAGCGGGTACTCGGGGTGTTGAGGGAGTCCGGTCAGCCGCCGTCGCGAAGGCCGACACTGGCCGAGGCCGACCGGCTGCTGGAATCGGCCCGTGCTTCCGGCTCCGAGGTGGACGCGAAGCTCACCGGGCCGGTGGAGCAGCTGCCGGGGCCGGTCACCCGGGAGGGTTACCGCATCCTGCAGGAGTCGCTCACCAACGTGCTGCGCCACTGCGGGCCGGTACCGGTCCGGGTGCGGGTGGCGGTGACCGTGGACCGGCTTGATCTGGAGGTGACGAACGCCCTGCGGGGCAGGCCCGGTCTCTCGCTCGGCGGCGGGAGCGGACTGCGCGGCATCCGGGAACGCGCCGCCCTGCTCGGCGGGGAGGCAGAGACCGGACCGTACGAGGGTGGCTGGCGGGTGCGCGCACGGCTTCCGCTGGAGCGAATACGCTGA